A stretch of the Sphingobacterium thalpophilum genome encodes the following:
- a CDS encoding OsmC family protein: protein MRRKATALWNGNLKEGKGNLTTDSTVLDETQYSFSTRFEDGVGTNPEELLAAAHAGCFTMQLSAFLTEAGFVPDELKTVSTIVFENGAIVRSELELTAKVPSIDNIKFQELAQKAKDNCPVSKAFSFEKTLQATLL, encoded by the coding sequence ATGAGAAGAAAAGCAACAGCCTTATGGAATGGCAATCTAAAAGAAGGAAAAGGAAACCTGACGACAGACAGTACAGTCCTGGACGAGACACAGTATTCTTTTTCAACCCGATTTGAAGATGGTGTCGGTACAAATCCTGAGGAATTACTGGCGGCCGCACATGCCGGTTGCTTCACCATGCAATTGAGCGCATTTTTAACAGAAGCTGGATTTGTTCCAGATGAACTCAAAACTGTATCCACTATTGTTTTTGAAAACGGAGCGATCGTACGTTCTGAGTTGGAGCTGACGGCAAAAGTACCATCCATTGACAATATCAAATTTCAGGAACTCGCTCAAAAGGCAAAAGACAATTGTCCAGTGAGTAAAGCCTTTAGTTTCGAAAAGACCTTACAGGCAACGTTGCTATAG
- a CDS encoding tetratricopeptide repeat protein, whose translation MNLKSLLLLAAIGTVSTSVSFAQSGNVKKAKSGLAKFQELKEAGTAQLGLPNLKSAKEAIDAAVVHEKTKDNAEAWTVYALVNANLSTIDKSAELAKLAEDGIAKAKQLDTDGANKANITVAEQILGQYNFNIGAEEYQAQKYADSYNSFTKALTFLPGDTLVTYYSGVAALSNKDYKNAIERYKELIPRKDFSSHKTIMVDLPKLYLSVQDTASALEYAKKAAEAYPDDNAAMTQNIELNLITGHEKETIDAITSQLAKDPGNKNLNYYLGIAQSAAKNDEAAIAAYKKALEADPNFFEANTNLAITLMNKTREKLNEVNNNRKLTQAQYNAEVDKIKAELKPVLPYLEKAVALQPKNVDALTNLKNYYVFMQDEAKTAEINAKIKEVE comes from the coding sequence ATGAATTTAAAATCTCTATTATTATTAGCAGCGATCGGAACTGTTTCTACATCAGTTTCTTTTGCGCAGTCAGGTAACGTTAAAAAAGCAAAAAGTGGTCTGGCCAAATTTCAGGAGCTGAAAGAAGCTGGTACCGCCCAACTAGGCTTACCAAACCTCAAGTCAGCAAAAGAAGCTATTGATGCTGCTGTTGTCCACGAAAAAACAAAAGATAATGCGGAAGCATGGACAGTATATGCTTTGGTCAATGCCAACCTATCCACAATAGACAAATCTGCCGAATTGGCAAAATTAGCTGAAGATGGAATTGCCAAAGCCAAGCAACTGGATACTGACGGTGCCAATAAAGCTAATATTACCGTGGCTGAACAAATTCTTGGGCAGTACAACTTTAATATTGGCGCGGAGGAATATCAGGCACAGAAATATGCTGATTCATACAACTCATTCACAAAGGCATTGACCTTTCTACCCGGAGACACCTTGGTGACTTATTATAGCGGTGTGGCAGCCTTATCCAATAAAGATTACAAGAACGCAATCGAACGTTATAAAGAGCTGATTCCGAGAAAGGATTTCTCTTCCCATAAAACAATTATGGTCGATCTGCCTAAACTATACCTGTCGGTACAGGATACAGCCTCCGCTTTAGAGTATGCAAAAAAAGCCGCTGAAGCTTATCCGGATGACAATGCAGCGATGACGCAGAATATCGAGCTGAATTTAATTACCGGTCACGAAAAAGAAACCATCGATGCCATTACATCCCAATTGGCTAAAGATCCGGGCAATAAGAATTTAAACTATTATTTAGGAATAGCGCAATCAGCTGCGAAAAATGACGAAGCCGCAATCGCTGCTTATAAGAAAGCGCTGGAAGCCGATCCTAATTTCTTCGAAGCCAACACCAATCTGGCAATCACGCTAATGAATAAAACACGTGAAAAGCTGAACGAGGTAAACAACAACAGAAAGCTTACCCAAGCACAATACAATGCCGAAGTGGACAAAATTAAGGCCGAATTAAAGCCTGTATTACCTTATTTGGAAAAAGCAGTAGCGCTACAGCCAAAGAATGTCGATGCTTTGACCAATTTGAAAAACTACTATGTCTTCATGCAGGACGAAGCGAAGACTGCTGAAATTAACGCAAAAATTAAAGAGGTCGAATAA
- a CDS encoding tetratricopeptide repeat protein — protein MKNLLISLFISASSLTVAAQSNLKEGSNSFALYTKTGEFKNLENARKFADAAFQSRKDSASVNNNLLRTLVYSSLAVADSTRKQQYKLDPIDVSIKSLKLLDAKKARRNFPAEMDYIRQNLAGAISYQAGLALKEQKFDKAYQAYLRIDSLGFKNADLKYNLAVLAGKNKDYLNSIRYYDELIKGENPKPNYFLELAQIYSLGGTKQDVLSVLEKGHSVFPENKQLLFRLIDVYTANGSYDAILNVIADAIRLEPENIELNYIAGYSYQNANDLKKAKEYYNNVLRLDPNNYESNLALGLINLETLLKDPTNQDIQDLTIEYLLKANEVKPYDVNALRALAKYYTLIDDASQLDRVNLLLNQLTVK, from the coding sequence ATGAAGAACTTACTGATATCATTGTTCATATCTGCAAGTAGTTTAACTGTTGCTGCCCAATCGAATCTGAAAGAGGGTAGCAACAGTTTTGCTTTATATACCAAAACTGGCGAATTTAAAAATCTTGAAAACGCAAGAAAGTTTGCAGATGCTGCATTCCAGTCCCGAAAGGACTCGGCCTCTGTCAACAACAATCTTTTAAGGACATTGGTTTACAGCTCGTTGGCCGTCGCCGACTCTACACGGAAACAGCAGTACAAACTAGATCCAATCGATGTGTCCATCAAATCGCTGAAACTTCTGGACGCGAAAAAAGCACGGCGTAACTTTCCGGCAGAAATGGATTACATCCGGCAGAATCTTGCAGGGGCTATCTCCTATCAGGCTGGTCTGGCGCTAAAGGAGCAAAAATTTGACAAAGCTTATCAAGCCTACCTGCGCATAGATTCATTGGGATTTAAGAATGCTGACCTTAAATACAATCTTGCTGTGCTTGCTGGCAAGAATAAAGATTATCTGAATTCGATCAGGTATTACGATGAACTTATTAAAGGCGAGAATCCAAAGCCAAACTACTTTTTAGAGTTAGCACAAATTTATAGTTTGGGAGGTACTAAACAAGATGTTCTAAGCGTTTTAGAAAAAGGACATTCAGTATTTCCGGAGAATAAACAATTGCTCTTTCGGTTGATCGATGTGTATACGGCGAATGGCTCCTATGATGCGATCCTGAACGTAATTGCTGACGCGATCCGCCTGGAACCTGAAAACATTGAATTAAACTATATTGCTGGTTATTCATACCAAAATGCCAATGATCTAAAAAAAGCTAAGGAATATTATAATAACGTGCTGAGGCTAGATCCGAATAACTACGAGTCTAATCTGGCATTAGGTTTAATTAATCTGGAGACATTATTGAAAGATCCGACAAACCAGGATATCCAGGATCTTACAATTGAATACCTTTTGAAGGCAAACGAAGTAAAACCATACGATGTTAATGCCCTTAGGGCCTTGGCAAAATACTATACACTTATTGACGATGCGTCTCAACTGGACAGAGTAAATTTATTATTGAATCAATTAACAGTTAAATAG
- the gyrA gene encoding DNA gyrase subunit A — MAEETENDNNLVPANDRIIPINIEDQMKSAYIDYSMSVIVSRALPDARDGMKPVHRRVLYGMLDLGVTSGKPYKKSARIVGDVLGKYHPHGDSSVYDTMVRMAQDWSLRYPLVDGQGNYGSIDGDPPAAMRYTEARLKKIAEEMLSDINKDTVDFQNNFDDSLQEPTVLPTRIPNLLVNGASGIAVGMATNMAPHNLSEVIDGTVAFIDNRDIEVSELMQYIKGPDFPTGALIYGYAGVQDAFNTGRGRIVMRAKAEIETSSSGKEQIIVTEIPYQVNKANMIERTAELVNEKKLEGISAIRDESDRSGMRIVYDIKRDANANVVLNNLFKYTALQTSFSVNNIALVKGRPQLLNLKDMIHEFVEHRHDVIVRRTRYELAEAEKRAHILEGYLIALDHLDEVIRLIRNSETPEDARVGLMDKFGLSDLQARAILDMTLRRLTGLERDKIKEEYAELMKTIDYLKSVLEDESLRMKIIKDELIEIKEKYGDERRSQIVHSAEDMRMEDFIDDEEIVITISHNSYVKRTPLSEYKRQGRGGRGSIGTNTREEDFTEHIITASAHNYMLLFTEAGRCFWLRAFEIPEGSRTSRGRALQNIINVPKEEKIKAYILVKNLKDQEYLENNFIIMCTKKGTIKKTSLEAYSRPRANGINAININEGDQLIEACLTTGSSEIVMALRSGRAIRFNESTVRPMGRTATGVRGITLASETDEVIGMISVNDSETTVLVVSEKGYGKRTDIEDYRVTNRGGKGVKTINVTEKTGELVAIKGVTDAEDLMIINKSGIVIRIAVEELRVMGRATQGVRLINLKDNDEIASITKVDREEESDEEIGNPETTEGFASEENTDSNEE, encoded by the coding sequence ATGGCTGAAGAAACAGAAAACGACAACAATCTTGTTCCGGCAAACGACCGGATTATCCCAATTAATATCGAGGACCAGATGAAGTCCGCCTACATTGACTATTCCATGTCGGTCATTGTATCCCGGGCCCTTCCTGACGCGCGTGATGGTATGAAGCCTGTTCACAGACGTGTGCTTTATGGTATGTTGGACTTGGGGGTAACCAGCGGCAAGCCTTACAAAAAGTCTGCCCGTATCGTGGGGGATGTATTAGGTAAATATCACCCACATGGTGATTCTTCCGTGTACGACACGATGGTCCGTATGGCACAAGATTGGAGTTTACGCTACCCCTTGGTAGACGGTCAGGGTAACTACGGTTCCATTGACGGCGATCCACCTGCGGCAATGCGTTATACCGAGGCAAGATTAAAAAAGATTGCCGAAGAAATGCTGTCCGACATCAACAAAGATACTGTAGACTTCCAAAATAACTTTGACGACTCACTACAGGAACCTACCGTATTACCGACTCGGATACCCAACCTTCTTGTCAATGGCGCTTCGGGTATTGCGGTCGGTATGGCAACAAATATGGCTCCCCATAACCTTTCAGAAGTTATTGACGGCACCGTGGCCTTTATCGACAACCGTGATATTGAGGTGTCCGAACTGATGCAATATATAAAAGGTCCCGATTTCCCTACCGGAGCATTAATCTATGGATATGCAGGGGTGCAGGACGCGTTCAACACCGGACGTGGCCGCATCGTCATGCGTGCTAAAGCAGAAATAGAAACCAGCAGTTCAGGCAAGGAGCAGATCATTGTAACCGAAATCCCTTATCAGGTAAATAAGGCCAATATGATTGAACGTACTGCCGAATTGGTTAACGAGAAAAAGCTGGAAGGAATTTCCGCTATCCGTGACGAGTCAGACCGTTCGGGTATGCGCATTGTTTACGACATCAAACGTGACGCCAACGCCAATGTCGTATTAAACAATCTCTTTAAATATACCGCACTACAGACTTCTTTTTCAGTCAACAACATTGCTTTAGTTAAAGGCCGTCCACAGCTTCTGAATCTGAAAGATATGATTCACGAATTTGTCGAGCACAGACACGATGTTATCGTCAGACGGACCCGTTATGAATTGGCGGAAGCTGAAAAACGCGCACATATTCTGGAAGGCTACCTGATCGCCCTGGATCATCTAGATGAGGTCATCAGATTAATTCGTAATTCCGAAACACCGGAAGATGCACGGGTTGGATTAATGGACAAATTTGGTCTATCCGATCTTCAGGCACGCGCAATTTTGGATATGACCCTGCGGCGCCTAACAGGACTGGAACGGGATAAGATCAAAGAGGAATACGCTGAATTGATGAAAACAATCGACTATCTGAAATCGGTATTGGAAGATGAATCCTTGCGGATGAAAATCATCAAGGACGAATTGATTGAAATCAAAGAAAAATATGGCGATGAACGTAGATCCCAGATCGTACATTCTGCGGAAGATATGCGGATGGAGGATTTTATTGATGACGAAGAAATTGTGATCACGATCTCTCACAATAGCTATGTGAAGCGTACACCATTGTCAGAATATAAACGCCAGGGACGCGGCGGCCGTGGTTCCATCGGCACCAACACCCGCGAAGAGGACTTCACCGAACATATCATCACAGCCTCGGCACATAACTATATGCTGTTGTTTACCGAGGCGGGACGCTGTTTTTGGCTACGGGCTTTTGAAATTCCTGAAGGTAGCCGGACGTCACGTGGCCGTGCACTTCAAAACATCATCAACGTTCCGAAGGAGGAAAAGATCAAAGCCTATATTCTGGTTAAAAATCTGAAAGATCAGGAGTATCTGGAAAACAATTTTATTATCATGTGTACCAAGAAAGGTACCATTAAAAAGACCTCACTGGAGGCGTACTCACGTCCGCGGGCTAATGGTATCAATGCGATCAATATCAACGAGGGTGATCAATTGATCGAAGCCTGTCTGACCACTGGAAGCAGCGAAATCGTGATGGCACTCCGTTCGGGACGGGCAATCCGTTTCAATGAATCTACCGTTCGTCCAATGGGTAGAACAGCTACAGGGGTGCGCGGTATCACATTAGCTTCGGAGACAGATGAAGTAATTGGCATGATTAGTGTAAATGATTCAGAAACAACCGTATTGGTGGTTTCCGAAAAAGGCTATGGAAAACGTACAGATATCGAAGATTATCGGGTCACCAACCGTGGCGGTAAAGGTGTAAAAACCATCAATGTAACGGAGAAGACAGGTGAACTGGTCGCTATAAAAGGCGTTACGGATGCTGAAGACCTCATGATCATCAACAAATCAGGCATCGTTATCCGCATAGCGGTAGAGGAACTGAGGGTCATGGGCCGTGCGACACAAGGCGTCAGACTCATCAATCTGAAAGATAATGATGAGATTGCTTCCATCACTAAAGTAGACCGTGAAGAAGAATCTGATGAAGAAATCGGAAATCCGGAAACTACGGAAGGCTTTGCTTCTGAAGAAAACACAGATTCAAACGAAGAATAA
- a CDS encoding heavy metal translocating P-type ATPase: MKESNVQTELNVTGMHCTNCAISIHKYLEDNDAKDIYVNFASDEVRFSDIPADRVPALVKGIESLGYKVVRDNDKRPSVWRSVELKFILCLLFTIPLWSHMFIRLPFLHEPYVQLALCAPVYLMGCIYFGSSALRSLWNKMPNMDVLTFTGSTAAFAYSLIGTYYQLGHDYQFYETCATIITLVFMGNVLEKRAVKKTGSAIEDLVSYQDVSATKIEGDTESEISARDIKSGDVLKVNTGEQIPADGDILEGHAWVDESMLTGESLPVEIDKYDAVIGGTMLTEGNIRMVATSVGTKSVLYQIIQLIKDAQQKKPPIQKFGDKVAAYFVPIVVAISFFTFFIAYFIAQLSLQQSLMNAIATLVVSCPCAMGLATPTAVMVGLGRAARQGILIRGGSTVEELSDIKQMVFDKTGTLTTGDFNIKAIQTFGIEQSQVESIIAQLEGYSNHPIARSIRKQLKEVKSYRIIFKEVNEVKGQGIFATDTNGNSYSICNAKIGKKDYSNRYDLTLTINDVVIAGIVLEDQLKSYAKELIQFLKDNGIRPILLSGDRKSKCERTAQKLGIADVYWEKSPAEKLDVLSGIKKLGPTAMVGDGINDAPALTAATVGISLGDATHVAIQSAKVVLLNNDLRSIEKLLRIGSHTLLTIKQNLFWGFAYNIVAIPLAAAGYLGPMLAALSMAFSNLIVIGNSIRLRFKKLK; the protein is encoded by the coding sequence ATGAAGGAATCCAACGTGCAAACTGAACTGAACGTAACCGGAATGCACTGTACAAATTGTGCAATTTCAATTCATAAATATCTGGAAGACAATGATGCAAAGGACATTTACGTCAATTTTGCTTCAGATGAAGTCCGATTTTCTGATATACCTGCGGATCGAGTTCCAGCGCTTGTTAAGGGCATTGAATCTTTAGGTTATAAAGTCGTGAGGGACAACGATAAGCGGCCGAGTGTCTGGAGATCGGTAGAACTTAAGTTTATTCTCTGTCTGTTGTTTACGATCCCTTTATGGAGCCACATGTTTATCCGGCTTCCCTTTTTGCATGAACCTTATGTGCAGCTGGCGCTGTGTGCACCGGTTTACCTGATGGGATGCATCTACTTTGGAAGCAGCGCCCTGCGTTCCTTATGGAATAAAATGCCCAATATGGATGTTCTGACTTTTACGGGCTCCACAGCTGCATTTGCTTATAGCCTGATTGGCACTTATTACCAACTCGGGCACGACTACCAATTTTACGAGACCTGTGCCACCATCATCACCTTGGTGTTCATGGGCAATGTGCTTGAAAAAAGGGCGGTTAAAAAGACGGGCTCCGCTATTGAAGACCTGGTCAGTTATCAGGATGTCAGCGCCACAAAGATTGAAGGAGATACCGAATCCGAAATCAGCGCCAGAGATATCAAGTCCGGCGACGTACTCAAGGTGAATACCGGCGAGCAGATTCCTGCCGATGGAGATATTTTAGAAGGACATGCTTGGGTGGATGAATCCATGCTCACAGGGGAAAGCCTACCCGTAGAAATAGATAAATATGATGCCGTGATCGGCGGGACCATGCTAACAGAAGGCAATATCCGTATGGTTGCCACCAGCGTCGGAACGAAAAGCGTTCTTTATCAGATTATTCAGTTGATCAAGGATGCTCAGCAAAAAAAGCCCCCGATCCAGAAATTTGGTGATAAAGTGGCGGCGTACTTTGTACCTATTGTAGTAGCCATTTCCTTTTTTACCTTTTTCATTGCTTACTTTATCGCGCAGCTATCCCTGCAGCAGTCCTTAATGAACGCCATAGCGACACTGGTGGTATCCTGTCCCTGCGCCATGGGTTTGGCCACTCCCACTGCCGTGATGGTCGGATTGGGCCGCGCAGCCAGACAGGGTATTCTGATCAGAGGAGGCAGTACGGTTGAAGAGCTGTCTGATATCAAACAAATGGTCTTTGATAAGACAGGGACGCTCACCACCGGTGATTTTAACATCAAAGCCATTCAGACGTTTGGCATCGAACAATCTCAGGTGGAGTCAATCATTGCACAGTTGGAGGGCTATTCCAACCACCCAATTGCCAGATCAATCCGCAAGCAGTTAAAAGAGGTGAAATCCTATCGTATCATTTTTAAAGAAGTCAACGAAGTCAAGGGCCAGGGCATTTTTGCAACCGACACCAATGGCAACAGCTATTCTATTTGCAATGCCAAAATCGGTAAAAAAGACTATTCCAACCGGTACGATCTTACATTAACCATCAATGACGTTGTCATCGCAGGCATCGTGCTGGAAGATCAGCTCAAATCTTATGCGAAGGAATTAATACAGTTTTTGAAGGATAACGGTATACGTCCCATCCTGCTAAGCGGAGACCGAAAAAGCAAATGTGAGCGCACCGCACAGAAACTGGGTATCGCGGATGTGTATTGGGAAAAATCTCCAGCGGAAAAACTTGACGTCCTATCCGGAATCAAAAAATTGGGACCGACAGCCATGGTCGGCGACGGCATCAATGACGCTCCGGCTTTGACAGCAGCAACGGTGGGAATCTCCCTTGGTGACGCCACCCATGTCGCGATACAGTCCGCTAAAGTGGTGCTTCTGAACAATGATCTGCGGTCCATAGAAAAGCTGCTACGCATCGGAAGCCATACACTATTGACAATCAAACAAAACCTGTTCTGGGGTTTTGCTTACAACATCGTCGCTATACCGCTGGCCGCAGCGGGCTATTTGGGACCAATGTTAGCCGCCCTGAGTATGGCCTTTTCAAACCTTATCGTCATCGGCAACTCCATCCGGCTCCGTTTTAAAAAACTGAAGTAA
- a CDS encoding mechanosensitive ion channel family protein yields the protein MTKSISVSFVVRIILWIALTASFVQFDAFYQQKETIRNIAYGLNTFLTANVLISIGHFILVKLYNSRNEQQVVRSNFVLGVTRVATVVNVFFILVSLMIAAGINPKEFITSLTIVAMAIAVIFREYITNMISGLIIMFSDQFAIGDRIKIGEYQGKIVDITLANLVVRDEDDDAVMIPNNLVFTATLVNKTSQKSNKIVVKFELPIDRAVGVEELELYFKPLFGRNPNLDHAQGFTVKVADVGKDFIKYKVEVTTISSSNKIHQQVQSRILNEVLQFKKTVV from the coding sequence ATGACTAAATCTATTTCCGTTTCTTTTGTTGTGAGGATTATTCTATGGATTGCGCTGACTGCTTCGTTTGTGCAGTTTGACGCTTTTTATCAGCAAAAAGAAACCATACGGAATATCGCCTATGGTCTCAATACTTTCCTCACTGCCAATGTACTGATTTCGATCGGTCATTTTATTTTGGTGAAGTTGTACAATAGCAGAAATGAACAGCAGGTCGTGCGCAGCAATTTTGTGCTTGGCGTGACCCGCGTTGCAACGGTAGTCAATGTCTTTTTTATCCTTGTCAGCCTGATGATTGCCGCTGGTATCAACCCGAAGGAGTTTATCACCAGCCTGACGATTGTGGCCATGGCCATTGCTGTTATTTTCAGGGAATATATCACGAATATGATCTCAGGGCTGATTATTATGTTTTCAGATCAGTTTGCCATCGGTGACCGGATTAAAATCGGAGAATATCAGGGGAAAATCGTGGATATAACACTCGCAAACCTCGTTGTCAGGGATGAAGATGATGACGCCGTCATGATTCCCAATAATTTGGTGTTTACGGCGACACTGGTCAATAAGACTTCCCAGAAATCCAATAAAATAGTCGTGAAATTTGAATTGCCCATTGACCGGGCGGTCGGCGTTGAAGAACTGGAACTTTACTTTAAGCCATTGTTTGGGCGCAATCCCAATCTAGACCATGCACAGGGATTTACGGTAAAAGTTGCGGATGTGGGCAAGGACTTTATTAAATATAAAGTGGAGGTGACGACGATCTCATCCAGCAATAAGATCCATCAGCAAGTGCAGAGCAGAATCTTGAATGAGGTGTTGCAATTTAAAAAGACCGTTGTTTAG
- the coaA gene encoding type I pantothenate kinase yields the protein MQLDPQIAIDSPFRSIKREDWKNLNGKVLHSFSPEDLEKLHALNEPLTNQEIEEVYFPLSHLLEIHIDRFQSLHQRTNRFFGKVESRLPYIIGIAGSVAVGKSTTARVLQRVLSMLPSKPKVDLVTTDGFLYPNKQLIEKGILNRKGFPESYDAKRLIHFLSAVKSGAPKITVPVYSHLVYDVLPDTQQQIIEQPDILIVEGINVLQVNSQRPRKGHSVFVSDFFDYSIYVHASEKNLIEWYTNRFESLRATAFQNPESFFHKYADMTPTESHAMAVSIWNEINKPNLIKNILPTRYRADLILEKGSHHFVKNVKVRKI from the coding sequence ATGCAATTGGATCCACAAATAGCAATAGACTCTCCTTTTAGATCAATAAAGCGGGAAGACTGGAAAAATCTAAATGGAAAAGTCCTGCACAGCTTCAGTCCGGAAGACCTCGAAAAGTTGCATGCACTCAACGAGCCGCTGACCAATCAGGAGATCGAAGAAGTATATTTTCCGTTGAGCCATTTGCTCGAGATCCATATTGACCGCTTTCAAAGCCTGCACCAGCGAACCAACCGTTTTTTTGGCAAAGTAGAAAGCAGATTGCCTTATATCATTGGTATCGCGGGTTCGGTTGCTGTCGGAAAAAGTACGACCGCAAGAGTATTACAGCGTGTACTTAGCATGCTTCCATCCAAACCAAAGGTGGACCTGGTGACTACGGACGGCTTCCTTTATCCCAATAAACAGCTTATTGAAAAAGGCATACTAAACCGCAAAGGTTTCCCCGAAAGTTACGATGCCAAACGTTTAATCCATTTTTTATCTGCAGTAAAGTCCGGTGCGCCAAAAATTACCGTCCCCGTATACAGCCACTTAGTTTACGATGTACTGCCCGACACCCAACAACAGATCATTGAACAGCCTGACATCCTTATCGTTGAAGGCATCAACGTCTTACAGGTCAACTCCCAGCGGCCACGTAAAGGACATAGCGTTTTCGTCTCCGATTTCTTTGACTATTCGATCTATGTGCATGCCAGCGAAAAAAATCTTATTGAATGGTATACCAATCGATTTGAGTCACTGCGCGCCACAGCGTTCCAAAATCCTGAATCTTTCTTCCACAAATATGCCGATATGACACCGACGGAAAGTCATGCCATGGCCGTGAGCATCTGGAATGAGATCAACAAACCCAATCTGATCAAAAACATTCTGCCCACGCGTTATCGTGCAGATCTAATTCTCGAAAAAGGTAGCCACCACTTTGTCAAAAACGTGAAGGTCAGGAAGATCTAA
- a CDS encoding OsmC family protein, whose product MENEVVVTIGQVPYTTSVQYGKHQIIADEPEELGGEDQGINPTPLLLSSLGTCKAITVKMYADRKKWPLEEVIVRLTYEVQIGEQQQTTYIKCHISFKGDLDTEQKTRLFKIADRCPVHKILTNPIVISSNHL is encoded by the coding sequence ATGGAAAACGAAGTTGTCGTCACCATCGGCCAAGTGCCCTATACCACAAGCGTACAATATGGCAAGCATCAGATCATTGCTGACGAGCCGGAAGAACTTGGTGGCGAGGATCAGGGAATAAACCCGACTCCGCTATTACTGTCTTCTTTGGGGACCTGTAAAGCGATCACCGTAAAAATGTATGCCGACCGTAAAAAATGGCCGCTCGAAGAAGTGATCGTTCGACTGACCTATGAGGTACAAATCGGCGAGCAGCAGCAGACGACCTATATAAAATGCCACATCAGCTTTAAAGGAGATCTCGACACGGAACAGAAGACAAGGTTGTTCAAGATTGCAGACCGCTGTCCAGTACACAAAATATTAACTAATCCTATTGTAATAAGTTCAAATCATTTGTAG
- a CDS encoding methylglyoxal synthase → MKKTIALIAHDGKKPEMVAFVKDHQDLLEHADIIATGTTGSYVRKTGLPVELKLSGPMGGDAQIAALAAEGKVDGIIFFRDPLGKHAHEPDIQMLMRVCDLYNVPLATNPATGSLIIEGLLEDLID, encoded by the coding sequence ATGAAAAAAACAATTGCACTTATTGCACATGACGGTAAAAAGCCGGAAATGGTGGCTTTTGTCAAAGACCATCAGGATCTCCTTGAACACGCCGATATAATTGCAACAGGAACGACAGGTTCGTATGTACGTAAGACTGGACTACCAGTTGAACTGAAACTGAGTGGTCCCATGGGCGGTGATGCCCAGATTGCAGCACTGGCTGCGGAAGGTAAAGTCGATGGTATCATCTTTTTTCGTGATCCGCTCGGAAAGCATGCACATGAACCGGATATCCAGATGCTCATGCGTGTCTGTGACCTCTATAACGTTCCATTGGCGACCAACCCCGCTACGGGCAGTTTGATCATTGAAGGACTACTGGAGGATCTAATTGATTAA